One window of the Melanotaenia boesemani isolate fMelBoe1 chromosome 14, fMelBoe1.pri, whole genome shotgun sequence genome contains the following:
- the dazap1 gene encoding DAZ-associated protein 1 isoform X5: MNSNLVGDEVGKLFVGGLDWSTTQETLRNYFSQYGEVVDCVIMKDKTTNQSRGFGFVKFKDPNCVRTVLETKPHNLDGRNIDPKPCTPRGMQPEKSRTKEGWKGSKADSNKSKKIFVGGIPHNCGEPELRDYFNRFGVVTEVVMIYDAEKQRPRGFGFITFEAEQSVDQAVNMHFHDIMGKKVEVKKAEPRDSKAPGQLVPGQWAPRGILSAANGWTAQPAHGWQQPYGPQGVWVSATGQPIGGYGPPLSAGRGTPAQPPSPFNAFLVTTPAGSFAAPQGYPQQGYSTAPQFGYSFGTPQADQYAPQVPPPPTTPGTAPLGFAPATTPTQDLSKAPTGQPDFPYSQYGRWCHPVYRST; this comes from the exons ATGAACAGTAACTTAGTCGGAGATGAAGTCGG GAAACTTTTTGTGGGTGGATTGGACTGGAGTACAACACAAG agacACTGAGAAACTACTTCTCACAGTATGGGGAAGTAGTAGATTGTGTCATCATGAAGGACAAAACTACAAATCAGTCGCGAGGCTTCGGCTTTGTTAAGTTCAAAGACCCCAATTGTGTACGGACAGTGCTGGAGACAAAGCCACACAATCTTGATGGAAGAAAT ATTGACCCGAAGCCATGCACTCCCAGAGGAATGCAGCCTGAAAAGTCTCGAACCAAGGAGGGCTGG aAGGGCAGCAAAGCCGATAGCAATAAATCAAAGAAGATTTTTGTAGGTGGAATCCCTCATAACTGCGGAGAACCTGAACTCAGGGACTATTTCAATAGATTCGGAGTG GTCACAGAGGTGGTAATGATCTATGATGCGGAGAAGCAGAGGCCCCGAG GTTTTGGATTTATTACTTTCGAGGCCGAACAATCAGTGGACCAGGCTGTCAACATGCATTTTCACGACATCATGGGCAAAAAA GTGGAAGTAAAGAAGGCTGAACCTCGTGACAGTAAAGCTCCTGGCCAGCTTGTCCCTGGCCAGTGGGCCCCCAGGGGCATCTTGAGTGCAGCTAATGGTTGGACAGCACAGCCGGCCCATGGCTGGCAACAGCCTTATGGGCCACAAG GAGTGTGGGTGTCTGCTACTGGCCAGCCCATAG GCGGGTATGGACCTCCGCTGTCAGCAGGCCGGGGAACCCCCGCACAGCCTCCGTCACCCTTTAATGCATTCCTGGTCACAACCCCGGCGGGCAGCTTCGCTGCACCTCAGGGATACCCTCAGCAGGGCTACAGCACAGCACCTCAGTTCG GTTACAGTTTTGGCACACCACAAGCAGACCAGTACGCTCCACAAGTTCCCCCTCCACCCACCACTCCAGGGACTGCACCGCTGGGCTTTGCTCCCGCCACCACACCAACTCAGGACTTGAGCAAAGCTCCCACTGGGCAGCCTGATTTCCCTTATAGCCAATATG GGAGATGGTGCCATCCAGTGTATAGATCAACATAA
- the dazap1 gene encoding DAZ-associated protein 1 isoform X3, translating into MNSNLVGDEVGKLFVGGLDWSTTQETLRNYFSQYGEVVDCVIMKDKTTNQSRGFGFVKFKDPNCVRTVLETKPHNLDGRNIDPKPCTPRGMQPEKSRTKEGWKGSKADSNKSKKIFVGGIPHNCGEPELRDYFNRFGVVTEVVMIYDAEKQRPRGFGFITFEAEQSVDQAVNMHFHDIMGKKVEVKKAEPRDSKAPGQLVPGQWAPRGILSAANGWTAQPAHGWQQPYGPQGVWVSATGQPIGGYGPPLSAGRGTPAQPPSPFNAFLVTTPAGSFAAPQGYPQQGYSTAPQFGYSFGTPQADQYAPQVPPPPTTPGTAPLGFAPATTPTQDLSKAPTGQPDFPYSQYGYGQDLTAFGHSFADPSQPTATYGAPTAQPATAPQPTASAFGRGQNHNVQGFHPYRR; encoded by the exons ATGAACAGTAACTTAGTCGGAGATGAAGTCGG GAAACTTTTTGTGGGTGGATTGGACTGGAGTACAACACAAG agacACTGAGAAACTACTTCTCACAGTATGGGGAAGTAGTAGATTGTGTCATCATGAAGGACAAAACTACAAATCAGTCGCGAGGCTTCGGCTTTGTTAAGTTCAAAGACCCCAATTGTGTACGGACAGTGCTGGAGACAAAGCCACACAATCTTGATGGAAGAAAT ATTGACCCGAAGCCATGCACTCCCAGAGGAATGCAGCCTGAAAAGTCTCGAACCAAGGAGGGCTGG aAGGGCAGCAAAGCCGATAGCAATAAATCAAAGAAGATTTTTGTAGGTGGAATCCCTCATAACTGCGGAGAACCTGAACTCAGGGACTATTTCAATAGATTCGGAGTG GTCACAGAGGTGGTAATGATCTATGATGCGGAGAAGCAGAGGCCCCGAG GTTTTGGATTTATTACTTTCGAGGCCGAACAATCAGTGGACCAGGCTGTCAACATGCATTTTCACGACATCATGGGCAAAAAA GTGGAAGTAAAGAAGGCTGAACCTCGTGACAGTAAAGCTCCTGGCCAGCTTGTCCCTGGCCAGTGGGCCCCCAGGGGCATCTTGAGTGCAGCTAATGGTTGGACAGCACAGCCGGCCCATGGCTGGCAACAGCCTTATGGGCCACAAG GAGTGTGGGTGTCTGCTACTGGCCAGCCCATAG GCGGGTATGGACCTCCGCTGTCAGCAGGCCGGGGAACCCCCGCACAGCCTCCGTCACCCTTTAATGCATTCCTGGTCACAACCCCGGCGGGCAGCTTCGCTGCACCTCAGGGATACCCTCAGCAGGGCTACAGCACAGCACCTCAGTTCG GTTACAGTTTTGGCACACCACAAGCAGACCAGTACGCTCCACAAGTTCCCCCTCCACCCACCACTCCAGGGACTGCACCGCTGGGCTTTGCTCCCGCCACCACACCAACTCAGGACTTGAGCAAAGCTCCCACTGGGCAGCCTGATTTCCCTTATAGCCAATATG GGTATGGTCAGGACCTGACGGCCTTCGGTCACAGCTTTGCAGACCCCAGTCAGCCGACTGCCACGTACGGGGCCCCTACAGCACAGCCCGCCACTGCTCCCCAACCCACCGCAAGCGCGTTTGGCAGAGGGCAAAACCACAACGTACAGGGCTTCCACCCATATCGACGCTGA
- the dazap1 gene encoding DAZ-associated protein 1 isoform X6: MNSNLVGDEVGKLFVGGLDWSTTQETLRNYFSQYGEVVDCVIMKDKTTNQSRGFGFVKFKDPNCVRTVLETKPHNLDGRNIDPKPCTPRGMQPEKSRTKEGWKGSKADSNKSKKIFVGGIPHNCGEPELRDYFNRFGVVTEVVMIYDAEKQRPRGFGFITFEAEQSVDQAVNMHFHDIMGKKVEVKKAEPRDSKAPGQLVPGQWAPRGILSAANGWTAQPAHGWQQPYGPQGVWVSATGQPIGGYGPPLSAGRGTPAQPPSPFNAFLVTTPAGSFAAPQGYPQQGYSTAPQFGYSFGTPQADQYAPQVPPPPTTPGTAPLGFAPATTPTQDLSKAPTGQPDFPYSQYGLGNYPQDPSAYGPTRPSHSYGQDEQGGYSSAKGVRKERRFKGGHNTRYGQDLTAFGHSFADPSQPTATYGAPTAQPATAPQPTASAFGRGQNHNVQGFHPYRR; encoded by the exons ATGAACAGTAACTTAGTCGGAGATGAAGTCGG GAAACTTTTTGTGGGTGGATTGGACTGGAGTACAACACAAG agacACTGAGAAACTACTTCTCACAGTATGGGGAAGTAGTAGATTGTGTCATCATGAAGGACAAAACTACAAATCAGTCGCGAGGCTTCGGCTTTGTTAAGTTCAAAGACCCCAATTGTGTACGGACAGTGCTGGAGACAAAGCCACACAATCTTGATGGAAGAAAT ATTGACCCGAAGCCATGCACTCCCAGAGGAATGCAGCCTGAAAAGTCTCGAACCAAGGAGGGCTGG aAGGGCAGCAAAGCCGATAGCAATAAATCAAAGAAGATTTTTGTAGGTGGAATCCCTCATAACTGCGGAGAACCTGAACTCAGGGACTATTTCAATAGATTCGGAGTG GTCACAGAGGTGGTAATGATCTATGATGCGGAGAAGCAGAGGCCCCGAG GTTTTGGATTTATTACTTTCGAGGCCGAACAATCAGTGGACCAGGCTGTCAACATGCATTTTCACGACATCATGGGCAAAAAA GTGGAAGTAAAGAAGGCTGAACCTCGTGACAGTAAAGCTCCTGGCCAGCTTGTCCCTGGCCAGTGGGCCCCCAGGGGCATCTTGAGTGCAGCTAATGGTTGGACAGCACAGCCGGCCCATGGCTGGCAACAGCCTTATGGGCCACAAG GAGTGTGGGTGTCTGCTACTGGCCAGCCCATAG GCGGGTATGGACCTCCGCTGTCAGCAGGCCGGGGAACCCCCGCACAGCCTCCGTCACCCTTTAATGCATTCCTGGTCACAACCCCGGCGGGCAGCTTCGCTGCACCTCAGGGATACCCTCAGCAGGGCTACAGCACAGCACCTCAGTTCG GTTACAGTTTTGGCACACCACAAGCAGACCAGTACGCTCCACAAGTTCCCCCTCCACCCACCACTCCAGGGACTGCACCGCTGGGCTTTGCTCCCGCCACCACACCAACTCAGGACTTGAGCAAAGCTCCCACTGGGCAGCCTGATTTCCCTTATAGCCAATATG GCTTGGGTAACTACCCTCAGGACCCTTCTGCCTACGGACCAACGCGTCCTTCTCACAGTTATGGTCAGGATGAGCAGGGAGGATATAGTTCAG CTAAAGGGGtgagaaaggaaagaagattTAAAGGAGGCCACAACACCA GGTATGGTCAGGACCTGACGGCCTTCGGTCACAGCTTTGCAGACCCCAGTCAGCCGACTGCCACGTACGGGGCCCCTACAGCACAGCCCGCCACTGCTCCCCAACCCACCGCAAGCGCGTTTGGCAGAGGGCAAAACCACAACGTACAGGGCTTCCACCCATATCGACGCTGA
- the dazap1 gene encoding DAZ-associated protein 1 isoform X2 → MNSNLVGDEVGKLFVGGLDWSTTQETLRNYFSQYGEVVDCVIMKDKTTNQSRGFGFVKFKDPNCVRTVLETKPHNLDGRNIDPKPCTPRGMQPEKSRTKEGWKGSKADSNKSKKIFVGGIPHNCGEPELRDYFNRFGVVTEVVMIYDAEKQRPRGFGFITFEAEQSVDQAVNMHFHDIMGKKVEVKKAEPRDSKAPGQLVPGQWAPRGILSAANGWTAQPAHGWQQPYGPQGVWVSATGQPIGGYGPPLSAGRGTPAQPPSPFNAFLVTTPAGSFAAPQGYPQQGYSTAPQFGYSFGTPQADQYAPQVPPPPTTPGTAPLGFAPATTPTQDLSKAPTGQPDFPYSQYGLGNYPQDPSAYGPTRPSHSYGQDEQGGYSSAKGVRKERRFKGGHNTRRWCHPVYRST, encoded by the exons ATGAACAGTAACTTAGTCGGAGATGAAGTCGG GAAACTTTTTGTGGGTGGATTGGACTGGAGTACAACACAAG agacACTGAGAAACTACTTCTCACAGTATGGGGAAGTAGTAGATTGTGTCATCATGAAGGACAAAACTACAAATCAGTCGCGAGGCTTCGGCTTTGTTAAGTTCAAAGACCCCAATTGTGTACGGACAGTGCTGGAGACAAAGCCACACAATCTTGATGGAAGAAAT ATTGACCCGAAGCCATGCACTCCCAGAGGAATGCAGCCTGAAAAGTCTCGAACCAAGGAGGGCTGG aAGGGCAGCAAAGCCGATAGCAATAAATCAAAGAAGATTTTTGTAGGTGGAATCCCTCATAACTGCGGAGAACCTGAACTCAGGGACTATTTCAATAGATTCGGAGTG GTCACAGAGGTGGTAATGATCTATGATGCGGAGAAGCAGAGGCCCCGAG GTTTTGGATTTATTACTTTCGAGGCCGAACAATCAGTGGACCAGGCTGTCAACATGCATTTTCACGACATCATGGGCAAAAAA GTGGAAGTAAAGAAGGCTGAACCTCGTGACAGTAAAGCTCCTGGCCAGCTTGTCCCTGGCCAGTGGGCCCCCAGGGGCATCTTGAGTGCAGCTAATGGTTGGACAGCACAGCCGGCCCATGGCTGGCAACAGCCTTATGGGCCACAAG GAGTGTGGGTGTCTGCTACTGGCCAGCCCATAG GCGGGTATGGACCTCCGCTGTCAGCAGGCCGGGGAACCCCCGCACAGCCTCCGTCACCCTTTAATGCATTCCTGGTCACAACCCCGGCGGGCAGCTTCGCTGCACCTCAGGGATACCCTCAGCAGGGCTACAGCACAGCACCTCAGTTCG GTTACAGTTTTGGCACACCACAAGCAGACCAGTACGCTCCACAAGTTCCCCCTCCACCCACCACTCCAGGGACTGCACCGCTGGGCTTTGCTCCCGCCACCACACCAACTCAGGACTTGAGCAAAGCTCCCACTGGGCAGCCTGATTTCCCTTATAGCCAATATG GCTTGGGTAACTACCCTCAGGACCCTTCTGCCTACGGACCAACGCGTCCTTCTCACAGTTATGGTCAGGATGAGCAGGGAGGATATAGTTCAG CTAAAGGGGtgagaaaggaaagaagattTAAAGGAGGCCACAACACCA GGAGATGGTGCCATCCAGTGTATAGATCAACATAA
- the dazap1 gene encoding DAZ-associated protein 1 isoform X1 — protein MNSNLVGDEVGKLFVGGLDWSTTQETLRNYFSQYGEVVDCVIMKDKTTNQSRGFGFVKFKDPNCVRTVLETKPHNLDGRNIDPKPCTPRGMQPEKSRTKEGWKGSKADSNKSKKIFVGGIPHNCGEPELRDYFNRFGVVTEVVMIYDAEKQRPRGFGFITFEAEQSVDQAVNMHFHDIMGKKVEVKKAEPRDSKAPGQLVPGQWAPRGILSAANGWTAQPAHGWQQPYGPQGVWVSATGQPIGGYGPPLSAGRGTPAQPPSPFNAFLVTTPAGSFAAPQGYPQQGYSTAPQFGYSFGTPQADQYAPQVPPPPTTPGTAPLGFAPATTPTQDLSKAPTGQPDFPYSQYGLGNYPQDPSAYGPTRPSHSYGQDEQGGYSSGYGQDLTAFGHSFADPSQPTATYGAPTAQPATAPQPTASAFGRGQNHNVQGFHPYRR, from the exons ATGAACAGTAACTTAGTCGGAGATGAAGTCGG GAAACTTTTTGTGGGTGGATTGGACTGGAGTACAACACAAG agacACTGAGAAACTACTTCTCACAGTATGGGGAAGTAGTAGATTGTGTCATCATGAAGGACAAAACTACAAATCAGTCGCGAGGCTTCGGCTTTGTTAAGTTCAAAGACCCCAATTGTGTACGGACAGTGCTGGAGACAAAGCCACACAATCTTGATGGAAGAAAT ATTGACCCGAAGCCATGCACTCCCAGAGGAATGCAGCCTGAAAAGTCTCGAACCAAGGAGGGCTGG aAGGGCAGCAAAGCCGATAGCAATAAATCAAAGAAGATTTTTGTAGGTGGAATCCCTCATAACTGCGGAGAACCTGAACTCAGGGACTATTTCAATAGATTCGGAGTG GTCACAGAGGTGGTAATGATCTATGATGCGGAGAAGCAGAGGCCCCGAG GTTTTGGATTTATTACTTTCGAGGCCGAACAATCAGTGGACCAGGCTGTCAACATGCATTTTCACGACATCATGGGCAAAAAA GTGGAAGTAAAGAAGGCTGAACCTCGTGACAGTAAAGCTCCTGGCCAGCTTGTCCCTGGCCAGTGGGCCCCCAGGGGCATCTTGAGTGCAGCTAATGGTTGGACAGCACAGCCGGCCCATGGCTGGCAACAGCCTTATGGGCCACAAG GAGTGTGGGTGTCTGCTACTGGCCAGCCCATAG GCGGGTATGGACCTCCGCTGTCAGCAGGCCGGGGAACCCCCGCACAGCCTCCGTCACCCTTTAATGCATTCCTGGTCACAACCCCGGCGGGCAGCTTCGCTGCACCTCAGGGATACCCTCAGCAGGGCTACAGCACAGCACCTCAGTTCG GTTACAGTTTTGGCACACCACAAGCAGACCAGTACGCTCCACAAGTTCCCCCTCCACCCACCACTCCAGGGACTGCACCGCTGGGCTTTGCTCCCGCCACCACACCAACTCAGGACTTGAGCAAAGCTCCCACTGGGCAGCCTGATTTCCCTTATAGCCAATATG GCTTGGGTAACTACCCTCAGGACCCTTCTGCCTACGGACCAACGCGTCCTTCTCACAGTTATGGTCAGGATGAGCAGGGAGGATATAGTTCAG GGTATGGTCAGGACCTGACGGCCTTCGGTCACAGCTTTGCAGACCCCAGTCAGCCGACTGCCACGTACGGGGCCCCTACAGCACAGCCCGCCACTGCTCCCCAACCCACCGCAAGCGCGTTTGGCAGAGGGCAAAACCACAACGTACAGGGCTTCCACCCATATCGACGCTGA
- the dazap1 gene encoding DAZ-associated protein 1 isoform X4, with product MNSNLVGDEVGKLFVGGLDWSTTQETLRNYFSQYGEVVDCVIMKDKTTNQSRGFGFVKFKDPNCVRTVLETKPHNLDGRNIDPKPCTPRGMQPEKSRTKEGWKGSKADSNKSKKIFVGGIPHNCGEPELRDYFNRFGVVTEVVMIYDAEKQRPRGFGFITFEAEQSVDQAVNMHFHDIMGKKVEVKKAEPRDSKAPGQLVPGQWAPRGILSAANGWTAQPAHGWQQPYGPQGVWVSATGQPIGGYGPPLSAGRGTPAQPPSPFNAFLVTTPAGSFAAPQGYPQQGYSTAPQFGYSFGTPQADQYAPQVPPPPTTPGTAPLGFAPATTPTQDLSKAPTGQPDFPYSQYGLGNYPQDPSAYGPTRPSHSYGQDEQGGYSSGRWCHPVYRST from the exons ATGAACAGTAACTTAGTCGGAGATGAAGTCGG GAAACTTTTTGTGGGTGGATTGGACTGGAGTACAACACAAG agacACTGAGAAACTACTTCTCACAGTATGGGGAAGTAGTAGATTGTGTCATCATGAAGGACAAAACTACAAATCAGTCGCGAGGCTTCGGCTTTGTTAAGTTCAAAGACCCCAATTGTGTACGGACAGTGCTGGAGACAAAGCCACACAATCTTGATGGAAGAAAT ATTGACCCGAAGCCATGCACTCCCAGAGGAATGCAGCCTGAAAAGTCTCGAACCAAGGAGGGCTGG aAGGGCAGCAAAGCCGATAGCAATAAATCAAAGAAGATTTTTGTAGGTGGAATCCCTCATAACTGCGGAGAACCTGAACTCAGGGACTATTTCAATAGATTCGGAGTG GTCACAGAGGTGGTAATGATCTATGATGCGGAGAAGCAGAGGCCCCGAG GTTTTGGATTTATTACTTTCGAGGCCGAACAATCAGTGGACCAGGCTGTCAACATGCATTTTCACGACATCATGGGCAAAAAA GTGGAAGTAAAGAAGGCTGAACCTCGTGACAGTAAAGCTCCTGGCCAGCTTGTCCCTGGCCAGTGGGCCCCCAGGGGCATCTTGAGTGCAGCTAATGGTTGGACAGCACAGCCGGCCCATGGCTGGCAACAGCCTTATGGGCCACAAG GAGTGTGGGTGTCTGCTACTGGCCAGCCCATAG GCGGGTATGGACCTCCGCTGTCAGCAGGCCGGGGAACCCCCGCACAGCCTCCGTCACCCTTTAATGCATTCCTGGTCACAACCCCGGCGGGCAGCTTCGCTGCACCTCAGGGATACCCTCAGCAGGGCTACAGCACAGCACCTCAGTTCG GTTACAGTTTTGGCACACCACAAGCAGACCAGTACGCTCCACAAGTTCCCCCTCCACCCACCACTCCAGGGACTGCACCGCTGGGCTTTGCTCCCGCCACCACACCAACTCAGGACTTGAGCAAAGCTCCCACTGGGCAGCCTGATTTCCCTTATAGCCAATATG GCTTGGGTAACTACCCTCAGGACCCTTCTGCCTACGGACCAACGCGTCCTTCTCACAGTTATGGTCAGGATGAGCAGGGAGGATATAGTTCAG GGAGATGGTGCCATCCAGTGTATAGATCAACATAA